One stretch of Pseudomonas azotoformans DNA includes these proteins:
- the katB gene encoding catalase KatB produces MKTPMSRGPVTARSALVLVTASLLSLSVHAANLTRDNGAAVGDNQNSQTAGANGPVLLQDVQLIQKLQRFDRERIPERVVHARGTGAHGTFTVTDGLSDLTKAKVFAAGEATPVFVRFSAVVHGNHSPETLRDPRGFATKFYTAEGNWDLVGNNFPTFFIRDAIKFPDMVHAFKPDPRTNLDDDSRRFDFFSHVPEATRTLTELYSDSGTPASYREMDGNGVHAYKLINAKGEVHYVKFHWKSLQGIKNLDPKQVTEVQGRDYSHMTNDLVTHINKGDFPKWDLYVQVLKPEDLAKFDFDPLDATKIWPDVPERKVGQMVLNRNPANVFQETEQVAMAPANLVPGIEPSEDRLLQGRVFSYADTQMYRLGANALQLPINAPRVTVNNGNQDGAMNFGKTTTGVNYQPSRLMPREEPQTARYSQSALSGSTQQAKIQREQNFKQAGDLYRSFNKKERQDLIENFGGSLATTDDESKHIILSFLYKADPEYGTGVAKVAKGDLARVKALAEKLTD; encoded by the coding sequence ATGAAGACCCCAATGAGCCGCGGGCCTGTTACCGCGCGATCCGCGCTGGTACTGGTGACCGCCAGCCTGCTTTCCCTGTCGGTACACGCCGCCAACCTGACCCGCGATAACGGTGCCGCCGTCGGCGACAACCAGAACTCGCAAACCGCCGGCGCCAATGGCCCGGTGCTGCTCCAGGACGTGCAGCTTATTCAGAAATTGCAGCGTTTCGATCGCGAGCGCATCCCCGAGCGCGTCGTACACGCGCGTGGCACCGGCGCCCACGGTACCTTCACCGTCACTGACGGCCTCAGCGACCTGACCAAGGCCAAGGTGTTTGCGGCCGGCGAGGCCACTCCAGTGTTCGTGCGCTTTTCCGCCGTGGTTCACGGCAACCACTCCCCGGAAACCCTGCGTGACCCACGCGGTTTCGCCACCAAGTTCTACACCGCCGAGGGCAACTGGGACCTGGTGGGCAACAACTTCCCGACGTTCTTCATCCGCGATGCCATCAAGTTCCCGGACATGGTCCACGCCTTCAAGCCAGACCCGCGTACCAACCTGGATGACGACTCGCGTCGTTTCGACTTCTTCTCCCACGTACCCGAAGCCACCCGTACCCTGACCGAGCTGTACTCCGACTCCGGCACCCCGGCCAGTTACCGGGAGATGGACGGCAACGGTGTGCACGCCTACAAGCTGATCAACGCCAAGGGTGAAGTGCACTACGTCAAGTTCCACTGGAAGAGCCTGCAAGGCATCAAGAACCTCGATCCCAAGCAGGTCACCGAAGTGCAGGGCCGCGACTACAGCCACATGACCAACGACCTGGTCACCCACATCAACAAAGGCGACTTCCCCAAGTGGGACCTGTACGTGCAGGTGCTCAAGCCTGAAGACCTGGCCAAGTTCGATTTCGACCCGTTGGACGCCACCAAGATCTGGCCGGATGTACCCGAGCGCAAAGTCGGACAAATGGTGCTGAACCGCAACCCGGCCAACGTCTTCCAGGAAACCGAGCAAGTGGCCATGGCCCCGGCCAACCTGGTGCCGGGCATCGAGCCGTCGGAAGACCGTCTGCTGCAAGGCCGGGTGTTTTCCTACGCCGACACCCAGATGTACCGCTTGGGCGCCAACGCCTTGCAACTGCCGATCAACGCGCCACGGGTGACCGTCAACAACGGCAACCAGGACGGCGCGATGAACTTCGGCAAGACCACCACCGGTGTGAACTACCAGCCAAGCCGGCTGATGCCACGGGAAGAGCCACAAACCGCGCGCTACAGCCAGTCGGCACTGTCGGGCAGCACCCAGCAGGCGAAGATCCAGCGTGAGCAGAACTTCAAGCAGGCCGGCGATCTGTACCGCTCCTTCAACAAGAAAGAGCGTCAGGACCTGATCGAAAACTTCGGCGGCTCGCTGGCGACCACCGATGACGAGAGCAAGCACATCATCCTGTCGTTCCTTTACAAAGCCGACCCGGAATATGGCACCGGCGTGGCCAAGGTGGCCAAGGGTGACCTGGCGCGCGTGAAGGCGCTGGCGGAAAAACTGACTGACTGA
- the mscL gene encoding large-conductance mechanosensitive channel protein MscL — MGVISEFKAFAVKGNVVDMAVGIIIGAAFGKIVSSFVGDVVMPPIGLLIGGVDFGDLAITLKAAQGDVPAVVLAYGKFIQSVIDFVIVAFAIFMGVKAINRLKREEAVAPSLPPTPTKEEVLLGEIRDLLKVQNDKPRL, encoded by the coding sequence ATGGGCGTGATCAGTGAGTTCAAGGCCTTCGCGGTCAAAGGTAATGTGGTCGACATGGCCGTCGGTATTATCATCGGCGCCGCCTTCGGCAAAATTGTTTCCTCGTTTGTAGGCGATGTGGTGATGCCGCCCATTGGTCTGTTGATCGGGGGCGTGGACTTCGGTGACCTGGCGATAACGCTCAAGGCCGCCCAAGGCGATGTGCCTGCGGTGGTCCTGGCATACGGCAAGTTCATCCAGAGCGTCATCGACTTTGTGATCGTCGCGTTTGCGATTTTCATGGGTGTGAAGGCAATCAACCGCCTCAAGCGTGAAGAGGCCGTGGCACCGAGCCTGCCGCCGACGCCAACCAAGGAAGAAGTGTTGCTGGGTGAGATCCGCGATCTGCTCAAGGTACAGAACGACAAGCCGCGGCTATAA